A part of Miscanthus floridulus cultivar M001 chromosome 6, ASM1932011v1, whole genome shotgun sequence genomic DNA contains:
- the LOC136456929 gene encoding beta-galactosidase 3-like isoform X1 has protein sequence MAAAAASFSALPFLLLLLLVPSLDAASNVTYDHRSLVISGRRRLIISTSIHYPRSVPEMWPKLVAEAKDGGADCIETYVFWNGHEIAPGQYYFEDRFDLVRFVKVVRDAGLLLILRIGPFVAAEWNFGGVPVWLHYVPGTVFRTNNEPFKSHMKSFTTYIMNMMKKEQLFASQGGNIILAQIENEYGDYYEQAYAPGGKPYAMWAASMALAQNTGVPWIMCQESDAPDPVINSCNGFYCDGFQPNSPTKPKLWTENWPGWFQTFGESNPHRPPEDVAFAVARFFEKGGSVQNYYVYHGGTNFGRTTGGPFITTSYDYDAPIDEYGLRRFPKWAHLRDLHKSIRLCEHTLLYGNTTFLSLGPKQEADIYSDQSGGCVAFLANIDSANDKVVTFRSRQYDLPAWSVSILPDCRNVVFNTAKVQSQSSMVAMVPESLQASKPERWSIFRERTGIWGKNDFVLNGFVDHINTTKDSTDYLWYTTSFSVDESYSSKGSHVVLNIDSKGHGVHAFLNNELIGSAYGNGSQSSFSVKLPINLRTGKNELALLSMTVGLQNAGFSYEWIGAGFTNVNISGVRNGTIDLSSNNWAYKIGLEGEHYGLFKPDQRSNQRWIPQSEPPKNQPLTWYELNVDVPKGDDPVGIDMQSMGKGLVWLNGNAIGRYWPRTSSIDDRCTPSCNYRGEFNPNKCRTGCGQPTQRWYHIPRSWFHPSGNILVVFEEKGGDPTRITFSRRAVTSVCSFVSEHFPSID, from the exons atggccgccgccgcggcctcctTCTCGGCCCTTCCGTTCCTTCTACTCTTGCTGCTGGTGCCGTCGCTCGACGCCGCCTCCAATGTGACGTACGACCACCGCTCCCTCGTCAtctccggccgccgccgcctcatCATCTCCACCTCCATCCACTACCCCCGCAGCGTCCCCGAG ATGTGGCCCAAGCTGGTGGCTGAAGCCAAGGACGGCGGCGCCGACTGCATCGAGACCTACGTCTTCTGGAACGGCCATGAGATCGCCCCAGGCCAG TATTACTTCGAAGACCGGTTCGACCTGGTGCGGTTCGTGAAGGTCGTTAGAGACGCTGGGCTGCTCTTGATCCTGCGCATCGGGCCCTTTGTCGCCGCCGAGTGGAATTTTGG AGGCGTGCCGGTGTGGTTGCACTACGTGCCAGGAACGGTTTTCAGGACAAACAATGAGCCATTCAAG AGCCATATGAAGAGTTTCACGACATACATTATGAATATGATGAAGAAAGAGCAGCTCTTCGCTTCTCAGGGAGGGAACATTATCCTAGCTCAG ATAGAGAATGAGTATGGAGATTATTATGAACAAGCATATGCACCTGGCGGCAAGCCATACGCGATGTGGGCAGCTAGTATGGCTCTTGCTCAAAACACTGGTGTCCCTTGGATTATGTGCCAGGAGTCTGATGCTCCTGATCCTGTG ATAAACTCTTGTAATGGTTTCTACTGCGATGGATTCCAGCCAAATTCACCAACCAAGCCAAAACTTTGGACTGAGAATTGGCCAGGCTG GTTCCAGACTTTTGGTGAAAGCAATCCCCACAGACCACCTGAAGATGTTGCATTCGCTGTTGCACGTTTTTTCGAGAAAGGTGGCAGTGTTCAGAATTACTATGTG TATCATGGTGGCACAAATTTTGGTCGCACTACTGGGGGGCCATTCATTACAACTAGCTATGACTATGATGCACCAATTGATGAATATG GCCTCAGGAGATTTCCAAAGTGGGCACATCTGAGGGATCTTCACAAATCTATAAGATTGTGTGAGCACACCCTGCTTTATGGAAACACAACGTTTCTTTCCCTGGGGCCTAAACAAGAG GCTGATATTTACAGTGACCAGTCTGGAGGATGTGTTGCATTCCTGGCAAACATTGATTCAGCCAATGACAAAGTTGTCACTTTCCGTAGCAGGCAATATGATCTTCCTGCTTGGTCAGTTAGTATTCTTCCTGACTGCAGGAATGTGGTGTTCAACACTGCAAAG GTGCAATCTCAAAGTTCGATGGTGGCCATGGTCCCAGAAAGTTTGCAAGCATCAAAACCTGAGCGATGGAGCATTTTCAGGGAGAGAACTGGGATTTGGGGTAAAAATGACTTTGTCCTAAATGGATTTGTGGACCATATTAATACAACAAAGGACTCCACTGACTACCTATGGTACACAACAAG TTTTAGTGTGGATGAAAGTTACTCCTCGAAAGGGAGCCATGTTGTCCTCAATATCGACTCCAAAGGCCATGGTGTCCATGCTTTCCTGAATAATGAGCTTATAG GTAGTGCATATGGTAATGGCTCACAATCAAGTTTCAGTGTGAAATTGCCTATCAACTTGAGGACTGGGAAGAATGAACTTGCCCTTCTAAGTATGACTGTTGGTTTACAA AATGCAGGATTCTCTTATGAATGGATAGGAGCGGGCTTTACAAATGTGAACATCTCTGGTGTGAGAAATGGAACCATAGACTTATCTTCAAATAATTGGGCATACAAG ATTGGACTGGAAGGGGAACATTATGGTTTATTCAAGCCCGATCAGAGAAGTAACCAACGGTGGATACCGCAATCTGAGCCACCGAAAAACCAACCTTTGACATGGTACGAG TTAAATGTTGATGTTCCAAAAGGAGATGACCCAGTTGGGATAGACATGCAGTCTATGGGGAAAGGCTTGGTTTGGTTGAACGGAAATGCCATCGGGAGGTATTGGCCCAGGACTAGTTCTATTGATGATAGGTGCACTCCCAGTTGTAACTACAGGGGAGAATTTAATCCAAACAAGTGCAGGACAGGTTGTGGACAACCAACTCAGAGATG GTACCATATCCCACGGTCATGGTTTCATCCCTCAGGGAACATCCTTGTGGTCTTTGAGGAAAAGGGTGGGGATCCCACGAGGATCACATTCTCAAGAAGAGCTGTGACAAGCGTGTGCTCCTTTGTGTCAGAGCACTTTCCTTCCATAGACTAG
- the LOC136456929 gene encoding beta-galactosidase 3-like isoform X2, with translation MAAAAASFSALPFLLLLLLVPSLDAASNVTYDHRSLVISGRRRLIISTSIHYPRSVPEMWPKLVAEAKDGGADCIETYVFWNGHEIAPGQYYFEDRFDLVRFVKVVRDAGLLLILRIGPFVAAEWNFGGVPVWLHYVPGTVFRTNNEPFKSHMKSFTTYIMNMMKKEQLFASQGGNIILAQIENEYGDYYEQAYAPGGKPYAMWAASMALAQNTGVPWIMCQESDAPDPVINSCNGFYCDGFQPNSPTKPKLWTENWPGWFQTFGESNPHRPPEDVAFAVARFFEKGGSVQNYYVYHGGTNFGRTTGGPFITTSYDYDAPIDEYGLRRFPKWAHLRDLHKSIRLCEHTLLYGNTTFLSLGPKQEADIYSDQSGGCVAFLANIDSANDKVVTFRSRQYDLPAWSVSILPDCRNVVFNTAKVQSQSSMVAMVPESLQASKPERWSIFRERTGIWGKNDFVLNGFVDHINTTKDSTDYLWYTTSFSVDESYSSKGSHVVLNIDSKGHGVHAFLNNELIGSAYGNGSQSSFSVKLPINLRTGKNELALLSMTVGLQNAGFSYEWIGAGFTNVNISGVRNGTIDLSSNNWAYKIGLEGEHYGLFKPDQRSNQRWIPQSEPPKNQPLTC, from the exons atggccgccgccgcggcctcctTCTCGGCCCTTCCGTTCCTTCTACTCTTGCTGCTGGTGCCGTCGCTCGACGCCGCCTCCAATGTGACGTACGACCACCGCTCCCTCGTCAtctccggccgccgccgcctcatCATCTCCACCTCCATCCACTACCCCCGCAGCGTCCCCGAG ATGTGGCCCAAGCTGGTGGCTGAAGCCAAGGACGGCGGCGCCGACTGCATCGAGACCTACGTCTTCTGGAACGGCCATGAGATCGCCCCAGGCCAG TATTACTTCGAAGACCGGTTCGACCTGGTGCGGTTCGTGAAGGTCGTTAGAGACGCTGGGCTGCTCTTGATCCTGCGCATCGGGCCCTTTGTCGCCGCCGAGTGGAATTTTGG AGGCGTGCCGGTGTGGTTGCACTACGTGCCAGGAACGGTTTTCAGGACAAACAATGAGCCATTCAAG AGCCATATGAAGAGTTTCACGACATACATTATGAATATGATGAAGAAAGAGCAGCTCTTCGCTTCTCAGGGAGGGAACATTATCCTAGCTCAG ATAGAGAATGAGTATGGAGATTATTATGAACAAGCATATGCACCTGGCGGCAAGCCATACGCGATGTGGGCAGCTAGTATGGCTCTTGCTCAAAACACTGGTGTCCCTTGGATTATGTGCCAGGAGTCTGATGCTCCTGATCCTGTG ATAAACTCTTGTAATGGTTTCTACTGCGATGGATTCCAGCCAAATTCACCAACCAAGCCAAAACTTTGGACTGAGAATTGGCCAGGCTG GTTCCAGACTTTTGGTGAAAGCAATCCCCACAGACCACCTGAAGATGTTGCATTCGCTGTTGCACGTTTTTTCGAGAAAGGTGGCAGTGTTCAGAATTACTATGTG TATCATGGTGGCACAAATTTTGGTCGCACTACTGGGGGGCCATTCATTACAACTAGCTATGACTATGATGCACCAATTGATGAATATG GCCTCAGGAGATTTCCAAAGTGGGCACATCTGAGGGATCTTCACAAATCTATAAGATTGTGTGAGCACACCCTGCTTTATGGAAACACAACGTTTCTTTCCCTGGGGCCTAAACAAGAG GCTGATATTTACAGTGACCAGTCTGGAGGATGTGTTGCATTCCTGGCAAACATTGATTCAGCCAATGACAAAGTTGTCACTTTCCGTAGCAGGCAATATGATCTTCCTGCTTGGTCAGTTAGTATTCTTCCTGACTGCAGGAATGTGGTGTTCAACACTGCAAAG GTGCAATCTCAAAGTTCGATGGTGGCCATGGTCCCAGAAAGTTTGCAAGCATCAAAACCTGAGCGATGGAGCATTTTCAGGGAGAGAACTGGGATTTGGGGTAAAAATGACTTTGTCCTAAATGGATTTGTGGACCATATTAATACAACAAAGGACTCCACTGACTACCTATGGTACACAACAAG TTTTAGTGTGGATGAAAGTTACTCCTCGAAAGGGAGCCATGTTGTCCTCAATATCGACTCCAAAGGCCATGGTGTCCATGCTTTCCTGAATAATGAGCTTATAG GTAGTGCATATGGTAATGGCTCACAATCAAGTTTCAGTGTGAAATTGCCTATCAACTTGAGGACTGGGAAGAATGAACTTGCCCTTCTAAGTATGACTGTTGGTTTACAA AATGCAGGATTCTCTTATGAATGGATAGGAGCGGGCTTTACAAATGTGAACATCTCTGGTGTGAGAAATGGAACCATAGACTTATCTTCAAATAATTGGGCATACAAG ATTGGACTGGAAGGGGAACATTATGGTTTATTCAAGCCCGATCAGAGAAGTAACCAACGGTGGATACCGCAATCTGAGCCACCGAAAAACCAACCTTTGACATG TTAA
- the LOC136456929 gene encoding beta-galactosidase 3-like isoform X3, translating into MAAAAASFSALPFLLLLLLVPSLDAASNVTYDHRSLVISGRRRLIISTSIHYPRSVPEMWPKLVAEAKDGGADCIETYVFWNGHEIAPGQYYFEDRFDLVRFVKVVRDAGLLLILRIGPFVAAEWNFGGVPVWLHYVPGTVFRTNNEPFKSHMKSFTTYIMNMMKKEQLFASQGGNIILAQIENEYGDYYEQAYAPGGKPYAMWAASMALAQNTGVPWIMCQESDAPDPVINSCNGFYCDGFQPNSPTKPKLWTENWPGWFQTFGESNPHRPPEDVAFAVARFFEKGGSVQNYYVYHGGTNFGRTTGGPFITTSYDYDAPIDEYGLRRFPKWAHLRDLHKSIRLCEHTLLYGNTTFLSLGPKQEADIYSDQSGGCVAFLANIDSANDKVVTFRSRQYDLPAWSVSILPDCRNVVFNTAKVQSQSSMVAMVPESLQASKPERWSIFRERTGIWGKNDFVLNGFVDHINTTKDSTDYLWYTTSFSVDESYSSKGSHVVLNIDSKGHGVHAFLNNELIGSAYGNGSQSSFSVKLPINLRTGKNELALLSMTVGLQDSLMNG; encoded by the exons atggccgccgccgcggcctcctTCTCGGCCCTTCCGTTCCTTCTACTCTTGCTGCTGGTGCCGTCGCTCGACGCCGCCTCCAATGTGACGTACGACCACCGCTCCCTCGTCAtctccggccgccgccgcctcatCATCTCCACCTCCATCCACTACCCCCGCAGCGTCCCCGAG ATGTGGCCCAAGCTGGTGGCTGAAGCCAAGGACGGCGGCGCCGACTGCATCGAGACCTACGTCTTCTGGAACGGCCATGAGATCGCCCCAGGCCAG TATTACTTCGAAGACCGGTTCGACCTGGTGCGGTTCGTGAAGGTCGTTAGAGACGCTGGGCTGCTCTTGATCCTGCGCATCGGGCCCTTTGTCGCCGCCGAGTGGAATTTTGG AGGCGTGCCGGTGTGGTTGCACTACGTGCCAGGAACGGTTTTCAGGACAAACAATGAGCCATTCAAG AGCCATATGAAGAGTTTCACGACATACATTATGAATATGATGAAGAAAGAGCAGCTCTTCGCTTCTCAGGGAGGGAACATTATCCTAGCTCAG ATAGAGAATGAGTATGGAGATTATTATGAACAAGCATATGCACCTGGCGGCAAGCCATACGCGATGTGGGCAGCTAGTATGGCTCTTGCTCAAAACACTGGTGTCCCTTGGATTATGTGCCAGGAGTCTGATGCTCCTGATCCTGTG ATAAACTCTTGTAATGGTTTCTACTGCGATGGATTCCAGCCAAATTCACCAACCAAGCCAAAACTTTGGACTGAGAATTGGCCAGGCTG GTTCCAGACTTTTGGTGAAAGCAATCCCCACAGACCACCTGAAGATGTTGCATTCGCTGTTGCACGTTTTTTCGAGAAAGGTGGCAGTGTTCAGAATTACTATGTG TATCATGGTGGCACAAATTTTGGTCGCACTACTGGGGGGCCATTCATTACAACTAGCTATGACTATGATGCACCAATTGATGAATATG GCCTCAGGAGATTTCCAAAGTGGGCACATCTGAGGGATCTTCACAAATCTATAAGATTGTGTGAGCACACCCTGCTTTATGGAAACACAACGTTTCTTTCCCTGGGGCCTAAACAAGAG GCTGATATTTACAGTGACCAGTCTGGAGGATGTGTTGCATTCCTGGCAAACATTGATTCAGCCAATGACAAAGTTGTCACTTTCCGTAGCAGGCAATATGATCTTCCTGCTTGGTCAGTTAGTATTCTTCCTGACTGCAGGAATGTGGTGTTCAACACTGCAAAG GTGCAATCTCAAAGTTCGATGGTGGCCATGGTCCCAGAAAGTTTGCAAGCATCAAAACCTGAGCGATGGAGCATTTTCAGGGAGAGAACTGGGATTTGGGGTAAAAATGACTTTGTCCTAAATGGATTTGTGGACCATATTAATACAACAAAGGACTCCACTGACTACCTATGGTACACAACAAG TTTTAGTGTGGATGAAAGTTACTCCTCGAAAGGGAGCCATGTTGTCCTCAATATCGACTCCAAAGGCCATGGTGTCCATGCTTTCCTGAATAATGAGCTTATAG GTAGTGCATATGGTAATGGCTCACAATCAAGTTTCAGTGTGAAATTGCCTATCAACTTGAGGACTGGGAAGAATGAACTTGCCCTTCTAAGTATGACTGTTGGTTTACAA GATTCTCTTATGAATGGATAG
- the LOC136459549 gene encoding ubiquitin-like domain-containing CTD phosphatase has protein sequence MADTASSSSAVGPSAVDEASLASVAEAAPPEEMTLVVKWRGQEQTVRMVGDDTLGELKLRICEVTGVLPRRQTLLYPKLILKDIDDSTLLSSIPFKPNGKISMIGTIEEEIFVGQEDDPELLDDFDFEQNEATAIKDKDVYKQKLKRRASQYKIKLLNPCRKGKKLLVLDIDYTLFDHKSTAENPMELMRPYLHQFLTAAYSKYDIMIWSATSMKWVELKMEQLGVLSNPDYKITALMDHLAMITVQSENQSRKKTFDCKPLGVIWAQFPEYYNEKNTIMFDDLRRNFVMNPQNGLVIKPFRKAHSNRHDDHELVKLTHYLLSIGDLEDLSKLDHGKWEPFVDESAKRRKRS, from the exons ATGGCGGACACGGCCTCGTCCTCATCAGCAGTGGGACCCTCGGCGGTAGACGAGGCCTCTCTCGCCTCGGTGGCGGAGGCGGCGCCGCCGGAGGAGATGACGCTGGTGGTGAAGTGGCGCGGGCAGGAGCAGACGGTGCGGATGGTGGGGGACGATACGCTGGGTGAGCTCAAACTGCGCATCTGCGAGGTCACCGGGGTGCTCCCCAGGCGTCAGACGCTGCTCTACCCCAAGCTCATACTCAAGGACATCGACGACTCCACCCTCCTCTCCTCCATCCCATTCAAGCCCAACGGGAAGATCAGCATGATCGG TACTATTGAAGAAGAAATATTTGTCGGCCAAGAAGATGATCCAGAGTTACTTGATGATTTTGACTTTGAGCAGAATGAAGCTACAGCCATTAAGGATAAAGATGTCTACAAGCAAAAATTAAAGCGGCGTGCAAGTCAATATAAG ATCAAGCTCTTGAATCCATGCCGCAAAGGAAAGAAGCTGCTTGTCCTTGACATTGATTATACTCTGTTTGACCATAAGTCAACAGCTGAGAATCCTATGGAACTCATGCGCCCAT ATCTTCACCAGTTCCTCACAGCTGCATATTCAAAATATGACATCATGATATGGTCAGCAACTAG TATGAAATGGGTGGAGTTGAAAATGGAACAACTTGGAGTTCTTAGCAACCCTGACTACAAAATTACTGCTCTTATGGATCACTTGGCTATGATAACTGTGCAATCCGAAAATCAAAGTAGAAAGAAAACTTTTGACTGCAAGCCTCTTGGTGTCATTTGGGCTCAATTCCCTGAG TACTACAACGAAAAGAACACCATCATGTTTGATGATCTAAGAAGGAATTTCGTCATGAATCCACAGAACGGTCTCGTGATCAAGCCATTTAGGAAAGCGCACTCGAACAGGCATGATGATCACGAGCTGGTGAAGCTTACACACTACCTGCTTTCGATTGGAGACCTAGAAGATCTCAGCAAGCTGGACCACGGTAAATGGGAGCCCTTTGTAGATGAGAGCGCAAAGAGACGCAAGCGCTCTTAG
- the LOC136459551 gene encoding uncharacterized protein isoform X1, giving the protein MASSAGDRFLRQLSASNGDEGVCGGLQLDQQQYGGAGAGRRGSRRWSKKRAAAAARGYGAGAGGSGYGVKQQAEAASAARKRVMVVVDETSGAKHAMMWALTHVTNKEDFLTLLHVLPHTGSGRGEEASSLANLLGTLCKASRPELPTEQQRGVCGAVHQPGGVPDAGGEEEEQGRGWVPRQHPVAEELLAPGLTTILPTSCCCYCYMIIFYSRISAVISCNQARLKKNHLSPSAMPCMRPWIVLPPVVKPKEPPNLTTLLQTCIFPESLHRACNLYWTIM; this is encoded by the exons ATGGCGAGCAGCGCGGGGGACCGCTTCCTGAGGCAGCTGAGCGCGAGCAACGGCGACGAAGGGGTCTGCGGCGGCCTGCAGCTGGACCAGCAGCAGtacggcggcgccggcgcggggAGGAGGGGCTCCCGGAGGTGGTCGAAGAagcgggccgccgccgccgcgaggggctacggcgccggcgccggcggcagtGGGTACGGCGTGAAGCAGCAGGCTGAGGCCGCCTCTGCCGCGAGGAAGcgggtgatggtggtggtggacgaGACCTCGGGCGCCAAGCACGCCATGATGTGGGCGCTCACCCACGTCACCAACAAGGAGGACTTCCTCACGCTGCTCCACGTCCTGCCGCACACCGGCAGCGGCAGGGGCGAGGAGGCCTCCTCCCTCGCCAACTTGCTCGGCACGCTCTGCAAGGCCTCCAGACCAGAG CTTCCTACGGAGCAGCAGCgaggagtttgtggagcagtgcATCAACCAGGCGGAGTGCCTGACGCTGGCGGTGAGGAAGAAGAGCAAGGGCGTGGGTGGGTACCTCGTCAGCACCCGGTGGCAGAAGAACTTCTGGCTCCTGGCCTGACAACCATTTTACCTACTagttgctgctgctactgctacatgATCATATTTTACTCCCGTATATCTGCAGTCATTTCGTGTAACCAAGCGCGTCTCAAGAAAAACcatctctctccctctgccaTGCCGTGTATGCGTCCGTGGATCGTCCTGCCTCCTGTTGTAAAGCCAAAAGAGCCCCCAAATCTGACCACCCTCCTACAAACCTGTATCTTCCCTGAGAGTCTTCATCGTGCGTGTAATCTGTACTGGACAATCATGTAA
- the LOC136459551 gene encoding uncharacterized protein isoform X2, whose translation MASSAGDRFLRQLSASNGDEGVCGGLQLDQQQYGGAGAGRRGSRRWSKKRAAAAARGYGAGAGGSGYGVKQQAEAASAARKRVMVVVDETSGAKHAMMWALTHVTNKEDFLTLLHVLPHTGSGRGEEASSLANLLGTLCKASRPEVEVEALVIQGPKLGTVLSQVKKLEASVLVLSQCKPSPYCWLSCFLRSSSEEFVEQCINQAECLTLAVRKKSKGVGGYLVSTRWQKNFWLLA comes from the exons ATGGCGAGCAGCGCGGGGGACCGCTTCCTGAGGCAGCTGAGCGCGAGCAACGGCGACGAAGGGGTCTGCGGCGGCCTGCAGCTGGACCAGCAGCAGtacggcggcgccggcgcggggAGGAGGGGCTCCCGGAGGTGGTCGAAGAagcgggccgccgccgccgcgaggggctacggcgccggcgccggcggcagtGGGTACGGCGTGAAGCAGCAGGCTGAGGCCGCCTCTGCCGCGAGGAAGcgggtgatggtggtggtggacgaGACCTCGGGCGCCAAGCACGCCATGATGTGGGCGCTCACCCACGTCACCAACAAGGAGGACTTCCTCACGCTGCTCCACGTCCTGCCGCACACCGGCAGCGGCAGGGGCGAGGAGGCCTCCTCCCTCGCCAACTTGCTCGGCACGCTCTGCAAGGCCTCCAGACCAGAG GTGGAGGTTGAGGCCCTTGTGATCCAAGGGCCCAAGCTCGGCACCGTGCTCAGCCAAGTGAAGAAGCTGGAGGCCTCCGTGCTGGTGCTCAGCCAGTGCAAGCCATCTCCCTACTGCTGGCTAAGCTG CTTCCTACGGAGCAGCAGCgaggagtttgtggagcagtgcATCAACCAGGCGGAGTGCCTGACGCTGGCGGTGAGGAAGAAGAGCAAGGGCGTGGGTGGGTACCTCGTCAGCACCCGGTGGCAGAAGAACTTCTGGCTCCTGGCCTGA